A window of Candidatus Omnitrophota bacterium contains these coding sequences:
- the amrS gene encoding AmmeMemoRadiSam system radical SAM enzyme, producing MRSEALLYRQVSGNDVSCFLCSHRCLIKDGEFGFCGVRQNKKGRLYTYAYADVAAANFDPIEKKPLFHVLPGSKSFSIAAYGCNFRCGFCQNWQISQTGYSEGGDDKAQRMPPREVVKQAKAGGAASISYTYTEPTIFFEYAYETAGLAGKEGLLNILVTNGYMTREALDLSKGYFDAANVDLKAFSDEFYRKVCKARLKPVCESIRHMKEIGIWVEVTTLVIPGLNDSKEELGEAAAFIASVGREIPWHISRFHPDYKMNDVEATPVETLEMAYGLGKAAGLKYVYTGNVPGGREDTFCGNCNTVLIKRQGFSVSRNNLKGGLCPSCNTRVEGLF from the coding sequence ATGCGCAGTGAGGCGCTGCTTTACAGGCAGGTTTCCGGCAATGACGTTTCCTGTTTTCTGTGTTCCCATCGTTGTTTGATAAAAGACGGTGAGTTTGGTTTCTGCGGCGTCAGGCAGAACAAAAAAGGCCGGCTTTATACTTACGCTTACGCTGATGTAGCGGCCGCGAATTTTGACCCTATAGAAAAAAAGCCGCTCTTTCATGTGCTTCCGGGTTCTAAATCCTTTTCCATAGCCGCATACGGCTGTAATTTCAGGTGCGGTTTTTGCCAGAACTGGCAGATCTCACAGACAGGGTACAGTGAAGGCGGGGATGACAAGGCGCAGAGAATGCCGCCGCGTGAGGTAGTGAAGCAGGCAAAGGCGGGCGGCGCGGCCAGCATCTCCTATACCTATACCGAGCCCACGATTTTCTTTGAATACGCCTATGAGACCGCGGGGCTTGCCGGAAAAGAGGGGCTGCTTAATATCCTTGTGACAAACGGCTATATGACCCGGGAGGCGCTTGATCTTTCAAAAGGTTATTTTGACGCCGCCAACGTTGACCTGAAGGCGTTTTCCGACGAGTTTTACCGCAAGGTCTGCAAGGCGCGCCTTAAGCCGGTATGCGAATCAATACGGCATATGAAGGAGATCGGCATCTGGGTCGAGGTGACAACGCTGGTCATCCCCGGCCTTAACGATTCAAAGGAAGAGCTGGGAGAGGCCGCCGCGTTCATCGCTTCCGTCGGCAGGGAGATCCCCTGGCACATATCAAGGTTTCATCCGGATTACAAAATGAATGATGTGGAGGCCACTCCCGTTGAGACGTTAGAGATGGCGTATGGTTTAGGGAAGGCGGCCGGGCTTAAGTATGTGTATACCGGGAATGTGCCCGGAGGCAGGGAAGACACATTCTGCGGTAATTGTAATACCGTTCTTATAAAAAGGCAGGGTTTCAGCGTTTCCCGGAATAACCTTAAGGGCGGCTTGTGTCCGTCCTGCAATACCAGGGTCGAAGGTTTGTTTTAG
- a CDS encoding MBL fold metallo-hydrolase, producing the protein MKTESKPDNWIKFLGTAGARFVMIKQLRASGGLWIHSQAANVIVDPGPGSIARCAMSRPKLDPSKLDGIILTHRHLDHSGDINVMIEAMTEGGSKKRGVVFCPKDTIGVDSVILKHAEAFPERIEFLESESEYAVKDLKFMTSPRHRHPAETYGLKIKLAGSSVSLITDTAYFGGLEDFYKADILIISVVFYEPRPDVQHLSFPEAKKIIENIRPKKAVLTHFGMTMLAHKPHILCEAFARESGIDVSAAYDGMTLPV; encoded by the coding sequence ATGAAGACAGAATCCAAGCCGGATAACTGGATCAAATTCTTAGGTACCGCCGGCGCGAGGTTCGTAATGATAAAGCAGCTTCGCGCCTCAGGCGGGCTATGGATCCATTCGCAGGCAGCCAATGTGATCGTGGACCCCGGGCCCGGCAGCATCGCGCGCTGCGCGATGAGCAGGCCGAAGCTTGACCCCTCCAAATTGGACGGCATCATACTTACCCACAGGCACCTTGACCATTCAGGCGATATAAACGTTATGATCGAGGCGATGACCGAAGGCGGGTCCAAAAAACGAGGAGTTGTTTTTTGTCCCAAGGATACAATAGGCGTTGACTCCGTGATATTAAAGCATGCCGAGGCCTTTCCCGAGCGCATTGAATTTCTGGAGTCGGAGTCGGAGTACGCGGTCAAGGATCTTAAATTCATGACCTCTCCCAGGCACCGGCATCCGGCAGAGACATACGGCCTTAAGATTAAACTGGCCGGCAGCAGCGTTTCTTTGATCACGGATACGGCTTATTTCGGCGGACTGGAGGATTTCTATAAAGCGGATATATTAATAATTTCCGTAGTTTTCTATGAACCGCGCCCCGATGTGCAGCACCTTTCTTTTCCCGAGGCAAAGAAGATAATTGAGAATATCAGGCCGAAAAAGGCGGTACTTACGCATTTCGGCATGACCATGCTCGCGCATAAGCCGCATATCCTCTGCGAGGCCTTTGCCCGGGAAAGCGGCATAGACGTTTCTGCCGCGTACGACGGTATGACCTTACCCGTCTAA
- a CDS encoding NYN domain-containing protein, translated as MPLHYILDGFNVAKRRGFPKVNSALEDHKTRLVDFIINNNVCGSKRNRVTVVFDGNADPAFQERRGGIEVVFSGSSSADDKIRQIAGAGGKPRDIIVVSDDRELRASMKALGVCVMGSSDFIMKGQKKDISGRIPKAEIDSSQERRITEELRKVWLK; from the coding sequence ATGCCTTTGCATTACATTCTAGATGGCTTCAACGTCGCAAAAAGGCGCGGCTTTCCTAAAGTTAATTCGGCTCTCGAAGACCATAAAACACGCCTGGTTGATTTCATAATCAATAATAATGTCTGCGGTTCCAAAAGGAACAGGGTAACGGTTGTCTTTGACGGTAATGCCGATCCCGCCTTTCAGGAAAGACGCGGGGGAATTGAGGTGGTCTTCAGCGGCTCGTCCTCCGCGGACGATAAGATACGGCAGATCGCGGGGGCAGGCGGTAAACCTCGGGACATAATAGTTGTTTCCGATGACAGGGAGCTTCGCGCTTCAATGAAGGCGCTGGGCGTGTGCGTTATGGGCTCATCAGATTTTATTATGAAGGGCCAAAAGAAGGACATATCAGGGCGTATCCCTAAGGCAGAGATCGATTCTTCTCAGGAACGCAGGATCACGGAGGAGCTGCGTAAGGTCTGGCTTAAGTGA
- a CDS encoding lysylphosphatidylglycerol synthase transmembrane domain-containing protein, producing MKKALNIGLRVSVSILLLFFLFSKVNIEELRVTISKADPVYIIAAFLLLLFLYLLALIRWDMLLRGVMLHIPLRRVAVSFLGGNFFNLFLPSTIGGDVVRSMDLVIHTRSSKEVVATVLLDRISGFVGLVSVAIVALLLGYRYISDEPVVFFIIAAVAFILLALIIVLFNERVFLFVNSLLKSHHEKGIRAYLKNLHQEIYHFRSRSAVITKNFFISVAIQAMTPLIFWLTARALGADIPLIYFFIFVPVVTTITILPVSIGGLGLRDMSTVFFFTKVGMAHNAALAMSLINFGFLLLAGIAGGIVYAFALHSRWLQRRKKARLS from the coding sequence GTGAAAAAGGCGCTTAATATTGGTCTAAGGGTCAGCGTAAGCATCCTGCTGCTGTTCTTTTTGTTCAGCAAGGTTAATATAGAAGAATTGCGGGTTACTATTTCAAAGGCGGACCCTGTTTACATAATAGCCGCGTTTTTACTATTACTTTTCCTTTATCTGTTGGCGCTTATACGCTGGGATATGCTTTTAAGAGGGGTGATGCTCCATATACCCTTGCGCCGCGTAGCGGTCTCTTTCTTAGGCGGTAACTTCTTTAATCTATTCCTGCCTTCCACTATCGGCGGGGATGTGGTCCGTTCCATGGACCTGGTCATACACACCAGGAGTTCAAAGGAGGTAGTAGCCACGGTTTTGCTGGACAGGATAAGCGGTTTTGTGGGGCTGGTATCTGTTGCCATCGTTGCCCTGCTTTTGGGTTACAGGTATATAAGCGACGAGCCGGTTGTGTTTTTCATTATAGCGGCGGTCGCCTTTATCCTGTTAGCGCTGATCATCGTCCTGTTTAACGAGAGGGTGTTTTTGTTTGTGAATAGCCTGCTTAAGTCGCATCACGAAAAGGGCATAAGGGCCTACCTTAAGAACCTTCATCAGGAGATCTACCATTTTCGTTCGCGTTCAGCCGTGATCACGAAGAATTTCTTTATTTCCGTGGCCATTCAGGCGATGACGCCGTTGATCTTCTGGCTGACTGCCAGGGCGCTGGGGGCCGACATCCCGCTCATATATTTTTTTATATTCGTACCTGTGGTTACTACCATTACCATCCTGCCTGTTTCCATAGGCGGGCTTGGCTTAAGGGATATGAGCACGGTGTTCTTTTTTACAAAGGTGGGCATGGCGCATAACGCCGCGTTGGCAATGTCGCTTATAAATTTCGGCTTTCTTCTTCTGGCCGGCATTGCCGGAGGGATAGTATATGCCTTTGCATTACATTCTAGATGGCTTCAACGTCGCAAAAAGGCGCGGCTTTCCTAA
- the trxB gene encoding thioredoxin-disulfide reductase → MNDTYDCIIIGASAAGLTAGIYTGRALYNTLILERLCVGGQIILTERIENYPGFPEGIGSFELAERLRKQAEGFGVRIEEGEAIRIGAGHAADEKQVFTADREFRSRALIIASGASPKKLGIPGESELSGKGVSYCATCDGPLYRGKEVIVIGGGDKAIEEALFLSRIAKKVTIVHRRDRFRASRILQKRAEASGNIHFALDSVVEEITGSARVEAVKITNVKTGKKDAMPADGVFIFVGILPNTEFAGGALKLDKDGFILTDELMNTGSSGIFACGDCRRKDLYQFITACGDGAQAGFSAVKYLEGAVK, encoded by the coding sequence ATGAATGACACGTATGACTGTATTATAATAGGCGCTTCGGCAGCAGGGCTTACCGCCGGCATTTATACCGGCAGGGCGCTTTACAACACGCTTATCCTGGAGCGGCTGTGTGTAGGCGGCCAGATCATCCTTACAGAAAGAATAGAGAACTATCCCGGTTTTCCGGAAGGCATAGGCAGTTTTGAGCTGGCAGAGCGGCTGCGTAAACAGGCAGAGGGTTTCGGCGTTAGAATAGAAGAAGGAGAAGCAATACGCATCGGAGCCGGCCACGCGGCCGACGAAAAACAGGTCTTTACGGCAGACAGGGAGTTCAGGTCAAGGGCCTTGATAATCGCCTCAGGGGCCAGTCCGAAAAAGCTTGGTATCCCCGGCGAGTCCGAACTCAGCGGTAAGGGCGTTTCCTATTGCGCTACCTGCGACGGTCCGCTGTACAGAGGTAAAGAGGTAATAGTAATAGGCGGAGGCGACAAAGCGATCGAAGAGGCGCTCTTCCTTTCCCGGATAGCGAAAAAAGTAACCATAGTGCACAGGCGGGATAGATTCAGGGCATCAAGGATACTTCAGAAACGCGCGGAGGCAAGCGGAAATATCCATTTTGCCCTTGACAGCGTGGTTGAAGAAATAACCGGCAGCGCCAGGGTTGAGGCGGTGAAAATAACAAATGTAAAGACGGGAAAGAAAGACGCGATGCCTGCCGACGGCGTGTTTATTTTTGTAGGTATATTGCCCAATACAGAGTTTGCCGGGGGCGCGTTGAAGTTGGATAAAGACGGCTTTATCCTTACGGATGAGCTGATGAATACCGGCTCATCCGGCATATTTGCCTGCGGCGACTGCCGCAGGAAGGACCTGTATCAATTCATTACCGCCTGCGGCGACGGGGCGCAGGCAGGGTTCTCGGCGGTAAAGTATCTGGAAGGGGCCGTTAAGTGA
- a CDS encoding prepilin peptidase — MAIAIVLILGLCVGSFLNVCIYRLPLGKPVNKPPRSFCPRCDHVISWYDNIPIVSFLILRAKCRSCGGRISFVYPFVELLTAGAFFSLYSRFGLGFESVSYAVLSCGLIVATFVDLKHRIIPDEVSIGGIIAGFVFNHNIDSLLGILIGGGVIYLTGLLGDFIFKKETMGGGDVKLLAMIGAFLGYKKALFTFFAAPFFGTAVGVYILLKKKDHTIPYGPFLSLAALVSIFWYEPIMRLIFPVYF, encoded by the coding sequence TTGGCTATAGCCATTGTATTAATTTTAGGCCTGTGCGTAGGCAGTTTCCTCAATGTCTGCATATACCGCCTGCCGCTGGGAAAGCCGGTCAACAAGCCCCCCCGGTCATTCTGCCCCAGATGCGATCATGTAATATCCTGGTACGATAACATACCTATTGTCAGCTTTCTGATACTCAGGGCCAAATGCAGGTCATGCGGCGGCAGGATATCCTTTGTCTATCCTTTTGTTGAATTACTTACGGCAGGCGCGTTTTTTTCCTTATACAGCAGATTCGGGTTGGGATTTGAAAGTGTTTCTTACGCGGTCCTGTCCTGCGGCCTGATCGTCGCCACATTTGTGGATTTGAAACACCGCATTATACCGGATGAGGTTTCGATAGGAGGGATAATAGCCGGTTTTGTCTTTAACCATAACATTGACTCGCTGCTTGGGATCCTGATCGGAGGAGGCGTCATATATCTTACGGGCCTTTTAGGCGATTTTATCTTCAAGAAGGAGACCATGGGCGGAGGGGATGTGAAGCTTCTGGCCATGATAGGCGCTTTTTTGGGATACAAAAAAGCGCTGTTTACGTTTTTCGCCGCGCCTTTTTTCGGCACGGCCGTAGGCGTTTATATTTTATTAAAGAAAAAAGACCACACTATACCCTACGGGCCCTTTCTTTCGCTGGCCGCGCTTGTTTCCATATTCTGGTATGAGCCGATCATGAGATTGATATTTCCCGTGTACTTTTAG
- a CDS encoding shikimate dehydrogenase: protein MNTKHTKAVYGVIGHPVSHSFSAIMHNAAFKEMGIKAEYRLFSVEPPNLPDFMGKVRYLGIRGLNVTLPHKEAVIAFIDELSEDARAIGAVNTIVIEKDRMSGFNTDGAGFLQHLSSEMKFGPVGKAASIVGAGGAARALTYYLAKARTSSISLFDIDQSKCGTLARDMSAKFPDCDIRSYGSIADLPVEKSDLLINATPTGLHKDDPLIIDIDRLPSRILVYDLLYNPQETRLLREAKRRGFKVTNGLGMLLYQGVLAFEIWEKRTPPIETMRKALQLAIEKSR from the coding sequence ATGAATACCAAACACACAAAAGCGGTTTACGGAGTGATAGGCCATCCTGTGTCCCACAGCTTTTCCGCCATAATGCATAATGCCGCGTTCAAAGAAATGGGCATAAAGGCGGAGTACCGGCTGTTTTCAGTTGAGCCGCCCAACCTGCCTGATTTTATGGGCAAGGTCAGGTATCTGGGTATCCGCGGCCTGAACGTTACCCTGCCGCATAAGGAAGCGGTGATCGCCTTTATAGATGAATTATCGGAGGACGCCCGCGCGATCGGCGCGGTAAATACAATAGTAATTGAAAAGGACAGGATGAGCGGGTTTAATACCGACGGAGCCGGCTTCCTGCAGCACTTAAGCAGCGAGATGAAGTTTGGCCCCGTGGGCAAGGCGGCCTCGATCGTGGGCGCGGGTGGAGCGGCAAGGGCGCTTACCTATTATCTGGCAAAGGCGCGTACATCGAGCATCTCTCTGTTTGACATAGACCAGTCAAAGTGCGGTACGCTGGCCAGGGATATGTCGGCCAAATTCCCCGATTGTGATATCCGGAGTTACGGCAGCATAGCGGATCTGCCGGTAGAGAAAAGCGACCTTCTTATTAACGCTACCCCGACAGGGCTTCATAAAGACGATCCGCTGATCATAGATATCGACAGGCTGCCCTCCCGCATATTGGTCTATGACTTGCTTTACAACCCGCAGGAAACAAGGCTGCTGCGCGAGGCCAAGAGAAGAGGGTTCAAGGTGACAAACGGCCTGGGTATGCTTCTTTATCAGGGCGTTCTCGCCTTTGAGATCTGGGAGAAGCGGACTCCCCCCATAGAGACCATGAGAAAGGCCCTGCAGTTGGCGATAGAGAAAAGTAGGTAA
- a CDS encoding 2-isopropylmalate synthase has protein sequence MEKIIIFDTTLRDGEQAPGASMASEQKLELAYQLEKLGVDVIEAGFPIASPDDFKAVSAVARNIRRSAVCALARCVKGDITAAAKSVKAARHPRVHLFLATSKIHMRYKFRKAEDEILRLAASSTRDARRLCSDIEFSPEDATRTERDFIYRVIEAVINEGASTINIPDTVGYSYPQEIYSLVTDILDNVPNINKAVLSIHCHDDLGMATANSLSAVLAGARQAHCTINGVGERAGNASLEEIVMALKTRKDTFGDLYTGINTRNLFKVSRLVSSFTGFVVAPNKAVVGRNAFRHESGIHQDAVIKKRTTYEIMDPRDVGFSSTELVLGKHSGRHALSGRLNGLGFKFNRGKINEIFKNFKRLADKKKEVYDDDLIALVEEETAQKKKAYELISVRVVTGTDIVPEATVRIKYRKKIHEARSSGDGPVDACYKAVDKITGLRGKLLDYRIEAVTSGKDALGEVNIKARIKDAVIASRASSTDIIEASVKAYLNAVNKSMAGVYHGR, from the coding sequence ATGGAAAAGATAATTATTTTTGATACAACGTTGAGGGATGGGGAACAGGCGCCGGGCGCGTCTATGGCCTCGGAACAGAAGCTTGAGCTGGCCTATCAGTTGGAAAAACTGGGCGTGGATGTGATCGAAGCGGGTTTCCCCATTGCCAGCCCCGATGATTTTAAGGCGGTAAGCGCGGTCGCCAGGAATATCAGGCGCAGCGCCGTATGCGCGCTTGCCCGCTGCGTTAAGGGCGATATTACAGCCGCGGCTAAATCCGTCAAGGCCGCCAGGCATCCGCGCGTGCACTTATTTCTGGCTACTTCAAAAATACATATGCGCTATAAATTCCGCAAGGCGGAGGATGAGATACTCAGGTTGGCCGCGAGCTCAACCCGGGACGCGCGCCGGCTCTGTAGTGATATAGAATTTTCTCCGGAAGACGCTACGCGCACCGAGCGGGATTTTATCTACCGCGTTATCGAGGCGGTGATCAATGAGGGCGCCTCTACGATCAATATCCCCGATACGGTCGGCTACAGCTATCCGCAGGAGATATATTCTCTGGTGACCGATATCCTGGACAATGTGCCTAATATAAATAAGGCCGTACTCTCTATCCACTGCCATGACGACCTGGGGATGGCTACCGCCAACTCGTTGTCCGCGGTTTTGGCCGGAGCGAGGCAGGCGCATTGCACCATAAACGGCGTCGGCGAGCGCGCCGGCAACGCGTCTTTGGAGGAGATCGTTATGGCGCTTAAGACGCGCAAGGATACCTTCGGTGATCTCTATACCGGTATAAATACCAGGAACCTTTTTAAGGTCTCGCGTTTAGTGAGCAGTTTCACCGGTTTTGTGGTCGCGCCTAACAAGGCGGTGGTGGGCAGGAACGCCTTTCGCCATGAGTCCGGCATTCATCAGGACGCGGTGATCAAGAAGAGGACCACATATGAAATAATGGACCCCAGGGACGTAGGGTTCAGCTCAACGGAACTGGTCCTCGGTAAACATTCTGGAAGGCACGCGCTCTCCGGGAGATTGAATGGCTTAGGGTTTAAGTTTAACCGGGGCAAGATCAATGAGATCTTTAAGAATTTCAAGCGGCTGGCCGATAAGAAGAAAGAAGTCTACGATGATGATCTGATCGCCCTGGTGGAGGAAGAGACGGCTCAGAAAAAAAAGGCCTATGAGCTGATTTCAGTACGCGTGGTCACAGGCACGGATATCGTGCCTGAGGCGACGGTCAGGATAAAATACAGGAAAAAGATCCATGAGGCCCGCTCCAGCGGCGATGGGCCGGTCGACGCCTGCTACAAGGCTGTGGATAAGATCACGGGCTTACGCGGGAAACTTCTGGATTACCGCATTGAGGCGGTCACTTCCGGAAAAGACGCTTTAGGCGAAGTGAATATCAAGGCCAGGATAAAAGACGCGGTAATCGCCTCCCGCGCCTCAAGTACGGATATAATAGAGGCGTCTGTAAAGGCGTATTTAAATGCCGTCAATAAGTCCATGGCAGGTGTTTACCATGGAAGATAG
- the ilvC gene encoding ketol-acid reductoisomerase: MLKIYYDKDADLNLLNGKKVAIIGYGIQGRGQSLNLRDSGVDVIVSEVEQSPNFEIAKKDGFKPVAAAEAAKQADIIQILTQDHVQAKVYKESIEPNLKKGKPGGGGLASNSQSQKALCFSHGFNIHFQQIVPPKDIDVFMVAPKGPGALVRRMYEEKKGVPSLIAVFQNASGNALKLGLSYAKALGATKAGVIETTFKEETETDLFGEQAVLCGGVSELIKAGFDTLIGAGYQPEIAYFEVLHELKLITDLIQETGISGMRRRVSNTACYGDLSRGKRVITEKTRSEMKQILKEVQDGSFAKEWIAENEKGRPVFNKLLKEGDEHLIEKVGKQLREMMPWMKK, from the coding sequence ATGTTAAAGATTTATTACGATAAGGACGCTGATCTGAATTTATTGAATGGTAAGAAGGTGGCGATCATAGGATACGGGATACAAGGCAGGGGACAGAGTTTAAACCTGCGGGATTCCGGCGTAGATGTCATTGTGTCCGAGGTAGAGCAGTCCCCTAATTTTGAGATAGCCAAAAAAGACGGATTTAAGCCGGTGGCGGCAGCCGAGGCGGCAAAGCAGGCGGACATAATCCAGATATTGACTCAGGACCATGTGCAGGCAAAGGTATATAAGGAATCCATAGAGCCGAACCTGAAGAAAGGCAAGCCAGGGGGCGGTGGTTTGGCCTCCAATAGCCAAAGCCAGAAAGCATTATGTTTCTCACACGGTTTTAACATACATTTCCAGCAGATAGTCCCGCCTAAGGACATAGACGTATTTATGGTCGCGCCTAAAGGGCCGGGGGCATTGGTGAGAAGGATGTATGAGGAAAAGAAAGGCGTTCCGTCGTTGATAGCGGTATTCCAGAACGCCAGCGGCAACGCCTTGAAGCTGGGGTTGAGCTACGCGAAGGCGTTAGGGGCGACCAAGGCAGGCGTAATTGAGACAACGTTCAAAGAGGAGACGGAGACAGACCTTTTCGGAGAGCAGGCAGTGCTCTGCGGCGGCGTCAGCGAATTGATCAAAGCCGGATTTGACACGTTGATCGGGGCCGGCTATCAGCCGGAGATCGCCTATTTTGAAGTCCTTCACGAACTGAAGCTTATCACAGACCTTATACAGGAAACAGGCATAAGCGGCATGAGGCGCAGGGTTTCCAACACCGCCTGCTACGGAGACCTGAGCCGCGGGAAACGCGTTATTACCGAAAAGACGCGCTCTGAGATGAAGCAGATCCTCAAAGAGGTGCAGGACGGCTCTTTCGCGAAAGAGTGGATAGCGGAGAACGAAAAGGGCCGCCCCGTATTTAACAAATTATTAAAAGAAGGGGACGAGCATCTGATAGAGAAAGTCGGCAAACAACTTAGAGAGATGATGCCGTGGATGAAGAAATAA
- the ilvN gene encoding acetolactate synthase small subunit produces MRHIISVLVENKFGVLARISGLFSARGYNIASLAVSQTLDPAVSYMTIVVEAQDEKILEQIKKQLNKLIDVITVTDFTKKEHIDRELVLAKVAYSPGDKIKLEHLLSKCVGKIIKHKGDTAIIEAVGDHQQIRQLLEALGDLGVKELVRTGRIATLE; encoded by the coding sequence ATGCGCCATATAATTTCAGTTTTGGTTGAGAATAAATTCGGGGTGCTGGCGCGCATATCGGGGTTGTTCAGCGCGCGCGGCTACAATATCGCCTCCCTGGCAGTAAGCCAGACGCTGGATCCGGCCGTATCCTATATGACCATCGTGGTGGAGGCGCAGGACGAGAAGATCCTGGAACAGATAAAAAAACAACTCAATAAACTTATTGATGTGATCACCGTGACCGATTTTACCAAAAAGGAGCATATTGACCGCGAGCTTGTGCTGGCAAAGGTTGCTTATTCCCCCGGGGATAAGATAAAACTCGAGCATCTTTTAAGCAAGTGCGTGGGAAAGATCATCAAGCATAAAGGAGACACGGCGATCATCGAGGCGGTAGGAGACCATCAGCAGATCAGGCAGCTGCTGGAGGCGTTAGGGGATCTCGGGGTCAAGGAGCTGGTCAGGACCGGAAGGATAGCCACGTTAGAATAA
- the ilvB gene encoding biosynthetic-type acetolactate synthase large subunit: protein MKMTGAQVLIECLKKEGVRVMFGYPGGVVLPIFDKLYDADIKFILTRHEQAAAHAADGYARATGKVGVCLATSGPGATNLITGIATAFMDSIPIIAITGQVKTNLIGSDAFQEADITGITRPITKHNYLVKDAGELSTIIREAFYVASTGRPGPVVIDLPVDVQLGETDFVWPEEVKMRGYSPTYEGHHGQIKKAAKAIEASRKPILYAGGGVIISGADKELKALAEKTNIPVTTTLMGMGGFPGGHKLFLGMLGMHGTAFANHAIMESDLIIAVGARFDDRVTGRLDVFAPYAKIIHIDIDPASISKNVNVDIPIVGDAKTILAGLLPLIKKAPDTAAWLKQVEKWRKDLPLKYGSSGKIKPQYVIEQIYEATRGEAIITTEVGQNQMWAAQWYKYEKPRTFISSGGLGTMGFGFPAAMGAKMGCPDKIVFDIAGDGSIQMNIQELATCVCNKIPVKVAILNNHYLGMVRQWQELFYNRRYSQTCITGPDFVKLAESYGAAGIRVTKKEEVRPAIEKALSIDNVVFMDFQIEEEENVFPMVPAGEAINRMIGGMA, encoded by the coding sequence ATGAAGATGACGGGAGCGCAGGTCTTAATCGAGTGCCTTAAAAAAGAAGGCGTGCGGGTGATGTTTGGTTATCCCGGCGGCGTTGTGCTGCCTATTTTTGACAAGCTGTATGACGCCGATATAAAATTCATCCTTACGCGCCACGAGCAGGCAGCGGCGCACGCCGCGGACGGTTACGCCCGCGCAACGGGTAAGGTGGGGGTCTGCCTTGCCACGTCCGGGCCGGGGGCAACCAACTTGATAACAGGCATTGCCACGGCCTTTATGGATTCCATTCCCATTATCGCCATAACAGGGCAGGTCAAGACCAACCTTATCGGCAGCGACGCCTTTCAAGAGGCCGATATTACCGGCATTACCCGCCCGATAACAAAGCATAATTATCTGGTGAAGGACGCCGGTGAATTGAGCACGATAATAAGGGAGGCGTTTTATGTTGCATCTACCGGCAGGCCCGGGCCGGTTGTGATCGACTTGCCGGTTGACGTGCAGTTGGGGGAAACAGATTTTGTCTGGCCGGAAGAGGTCAAGATGAGGGGCTACAGCCCTACTTATGAGGGGCATCACGGACAGATAAAAAAGGCGGCAAAGGCAATAGAGGCGAGCAGGAAACCCATTCTTTACGCCGGAGGAGGCGTGATCATTTCCGGAGCGGATAAAGAGCTGAAGGCGCTGGCGGAGAAGACAAACATACCGGTCACAACCACATTGATGGGCATGGGCGGCTTTCCCGGAGGCCATAAATTATTTTTAGGCATGCTCGGTATGCACGGGACGGCTTTCGCCAACCACGCTATAATGGAGTCGGACCTGATCATCGCCGTCGGCGCGAGGTTTGACGACAGGGTGACGGGCCGGCTTGACGTTTTCGCGCCTTACGCGAAGATAATACATATTGATATAGACCCGGCTTCCATAAGCAAGAATGTGAACGTGGATATACCTATAGTTGGCGACGCGAAGACGATACTGGCTGGTCTGCTGCCTCTTATAAAGAAAGCTCCGGATACAGCCGCCTGGTTAAAACAGGTGGAAAAATGGCGGAAGGACCTTCCTCTCAAGTACGGCAGTTCCGGAAAGATAAAGCCGCAGTACGTCATAGAACAGATCTATGAGGCGACCAGGGGCGAGGCGATAATAACGACTGAGGTGGGGCAGAATCAGATGTGGGCGGCGCAGTGGTATAAATACGAAAAACCGCGCACCTTCATTTCCAGCGGCGGCCTGGGCACTATGGGTTTTGGCTTTCCCGCGGCGATGGGCGCGAAGATGGGTTGTCCGGACAAAATAGTGTTTGATATCGCCGGGGACGGCTCTATCCAGATGAACATCCAGGAGTTGGCGACCTGCGTCTGCAATAAGATCCCGGTCAAGGTGGCGATACTAAATAATCATTATCTAGGCATGGTGAGGCAGTGGCAGGAGCTGTTTTATAACAGGCGTTACTCCCAGACCTGTATTACCGGCCCTGACTTTGTGAAGTTGGCAGAGAGCTACGGAGCGGCCGGCATACGCGTTACGAAAAAGGAAGAGGTGCGCCCGGCGATTGAGAAGGCGCTCTCAATAGACAATGTTGTGTTCATGGATTTTCAGATAGAAGAGGAGGAGAATGTCTTTCCTATGGTGCCCGCGGGCGAGGCAATTAATCGCATGATAGGAGGCATGGCTTAA